CTTTATCTGCTCTTAAAAGACTAGGATTTTTAAGCCATTCTCTCATTTTTTCAGCTCTTCTAGCAAGAGTGGCTTTATCTTGATAACCTGCTTCAATCATAGCCTCAATCAAAGAAATATTTGATTTAATATATTCACTAACGCTTTCTATGCTAAGATCTACACTACAAGCGGCAGCACTTCTTTCAGCGCTTGCATCGCTTAATTCAAAAGCTTGTTCTACTTTTAAATTTGGTAATCCTTCAATTTCTAAAATTTTACCTGCAAAAATATTTTTCTTATTTTTCTTTTCAACAGTTAATTGACCTTGTTTAATTGCATAGTATGGAATGGCATTGACTAAGTCTCTTAAAGTTACCCCAGGTTGTAATTCTCCACTAAAACGTACTAAAACACTTTCAGGCACATTTAAAGGCATAGATCCAGTAACCGCAGCAAAAGCTACAAGTCCGCTTCCTGCAGGAAATGAGATACCTATAGGAAAACGAGTGTGTGAATCCCCACCTGTTCCAACCGTATCAGGCAACACAAAGCGATTAAGCCATGAATGAATAACCCCATCACCTGGTTTTAAACTCACTCCACCACGGCTTGTCATAAAACTTGGTAAAGTTTTGTGTAAATTTGAATCACTAACTTTTGGATAAGCAGCAGTATGACAAAAACTTTGCATTACAAAATCTGCGTTAAATCCTAAACTAGCCAATTCTTTGATTTCATCTCTTGTCATAGGACCTGTGGTATCTTGAGAACCAACGGTTAAAGTCATAGGTTCTATATACATACCAGGACGCACGCCTTCAACTCCACATGCGCGGCCCAACATTTTTTGAGCTAAAGTATAACCACCGCTTGCTGCTTCTGGCTGTATAGGTTTAGTGAAAATATTTTCATTTTCCATTCCCAAAAATTCTCTAGCCTTAGCACAAAGTCCGCGACCAATGATAAGTGGAATTCTTCCGCCTGCTCTGACTTCATCTAAAATAGTATTTGGACTTAGCTTAAACTCAGCAATTACAGAGCCATTTTTCACAATTTTTCCCTCATAAGGATGAATTTCAAATTCATCACCCATTTCTAAATTTGTTACATCGCAAATTATAGGTAAAGCACCACTATCTTGAGCAGTATTAAAGAAAATTGGAGCTATGGTAGAACCCATTACTATGCCGCCACTATGTTTATTTGGAACACCATCAATTTCTTTACCCAAATGCCATTGTATAGAGTTAATCGCTGATTTTCTGCTCGAACCTGTTCCAACCACATCACCCACATACACAATTTCTCGACCGCTTTTTTTAAGTTCTTTAATCTTTTCTAAAGATCCCGCTTGTCTGACTTTAAGCATAGCATTAGCATGTAAAGGAATGTCACTTCTAGTAAAAGCATCTCCAGCTGGACTTAAATCATCGGTATTTGTTTCGCCGGCCACTTTAAACACTACACATTTAATCACTTCAGGTAATTTTTCTTTTTTATTAAACCATTCTGCATTTGCCCAACTCTCTAAAACGGATTTAGCATGGGTATTAGCCTTACTAAGTTCTGCAATAGTATGGAAATCATCATGCACAAAAATAATATTTTTAAGCACATCTGCTGCCTTGCTAGCAATGCTTTCATCTTTCAAAGCATCAATTAAAACTTTTACATTGTAACCACCTAGCATTGTTTCAAGCATTTTCAAAGCACGATCTTTATCTATGCTTGGAGCTTTAATCTCACCTTTTAAAATAGAATCTAAAAACTCACACTTAACTAAAGCTGCATCATCAACGCCTGGATTAACACGGTTTTGTAAAATATTTGCTAATTCTTCATCATTTTGAGTTTTGAGTATTTCGCAAAGTTCTCTAGTTTGCTCTGCATTTAAAGGAAGCGGAGGAACGCCTAAAGCTGCTCTTTCTTCAACTAATTTTTGATAATTTTCTTTGAAAGACATTTTTTCTCCTTGGTTTTATTTTGGTCTTTGGTATAATTGTAACGATAGAAAGGATAAAAAATGTTTAAAATATATTATTCCACTCCCTTTTGTTACCTATCTTTACAAAGTGATGGAAAAACCCTTATACAGCTTGATTTTTGTGATGATAAAGGCGAAGAAAAAAGCTGTGAAATTTTGCTACAAGCTTGCAAGGAACTTGATTTATATTTTTTAGGAAAATTAAAAAAATTTAGCATTCCTCTAAGAGTACAAGGTAGCAAATTTGAACAAAAAGTTTATCAAGCTTTAATGCAAATTCCTTATGGAAAAACTGCCACTTATAAAGAAATTGCCCAAAATATCAATCATCCTAAAGCTTTTCGTGCAGTAGGAAACGCAAATTCTAAAAATCAACTTCCTATTTTTATCCCATGTCACCGTGTTGTTGCAAGCAATGGCATAGGCGGATATAACGGTGGAATTAAAATCAAAAAATTTTTAATGGAGCTTGAGAGAAAATTTATTTGAACCAAAAGTGCGAAAATATTACTCATTTCTACAATCAGATATGAAAACATTTTATAAAAAATCAAACAACTTTTGCTCTTGATTTGCATTTTTTACAAATTCATTTTCAAATTCATCAAAATTTTCAAGAAAAACAAGAATATATTTAAAATCTTGCATTTGCTTTAAATCGCTTATTTTAGAATAAGAAAAATCACAAAATAAAGAATTTTTTAAAGCAATTTTAAGTCCTTGAAAGCCTTTGAAATTTTCTTGCCAAAATTCTAATTCTTCTTCGTTTTCCACTGCAATAAAAGCTTTAGAACTTGTTCCAAACTCTACAATTTGCATTGCTTTATTGACAAAATAAATTTTAAAAAGATTTAATTTATTTAAATCAAAATGAATCTTTAATTTATTTTCTTGTAAAAAAAACACAAATTTAGCAAAAATTTCAGTATAGATAAAAGGGAGTTTTAGGTTTTTAAAATACAAATCATTGCAAATTAAAGTGCTATAAAAAGGGCTTGAAATTTGAAATTTTTGCACTTTAGCTGCTTTTAGAATTTCATAATTAGCACAAAGTTTTGAAAGATAGTTTTCATTATCAAGGCAAAAAATTTCGCCTTTTTTAGCCCTAATCAAAGAAGTAAAATCCAAAAAAGCATTAGCGTGTAAAATTTTTAAATTAAAAACCTTGCAAAATTCTAATTCTCTTTTAGAGCAAAATAAAAATTTACATTCCTTTTCTTCGCATAAAAATCTCAAAAGCCTTAAAATCGCATTTTCTAAATTTTCACTTTTTAGCAAATAAACTTCTTTGTCTTTAATGTCGATTATTTTATCGCAAACAATGACAAAAGCACCTTTTTCTACAGCTCTTTTAATTTCTTCTTCATCATTGCTAAAAAAAGCAAAACTTGGTTTTACCTCGCTTGAATTTAAGGCAAAACCACCCACACTTAAAGTGCTACCTTCATTTAAAATTTGTGTATTTAAAAGCTCATTAAGATTACTAATATTCATTATCCGATTAAAGAACCATTTTCTACAAGTTGTTCTGGACTAATTAATACAAGTTTATCGCCGCTTTTTGCTGAAAGTATCATTCCGTCGCTCTCAAACCCGAAAATCTTAGCTTTTTTAAGATTACTTATCACGCAAACTTGTTTTCCAATCAAATCACTTGCTTTATAGTATTTAGCTATGCCTGAGAGCACTTGGCGGACTTCTTTATTATCCAACTCAAGCTGGAATTTTAAAAGCTTTTCGCTTCCTTCTATGTTTTGACAATCAAGCACTTTAGCAACTTTTATCTCAATTTTTACAAAATCATCAATCTTTATCTTAGGACTTTCTTCTTTTTTTATTTCTTGTTTTTCCTCGCTTAAAAGGGCTTTTTCTACTTTTGGAAATAAAGCTTCACAAGCGTTTGCTTTGAAATTTAAAAGCTCGTTTTTAATGATGAGTTTTTCATAATTTTGACTTGAAATTTCAAAATTTAAAGCTTTTGCCACTTTTTGACAAGATTTTGGTAAAGCAGGACTTAGTAAAATACTGACTTTGGCCAAAATATTTGCACAAAGCGCTACAAGGGCATTTGCCTCATTATTTTTGTTTTCTTTGATTAAATTCCAAGGCTCGTATTTACTAATAGCCAAATTTGCCACACTTAAAGCCTTAAAAAGCTCTTCTAAATAGCGATTACATTGCAAATTTTCTAAAAATTCTATCGCTAAGTTTAAATATTCTTTTGCAGTATCTAATTCATCTTTATAAAGCTTTAAAACCTCATTTTGCAAAATTTCACCACCGCTATATTTAGTACTCATTCCTATGATGCGATTTAACAAATTTCCAAATTCATTGCTAAGCTCCGCATTGATGCGATTTATTAACATAGCTTCACTAAAATCTCCATCATTTCCAAAAGGCACTTCTCTGAGTAAAAAATATCTAAAAGCTTCCAAACCATAAACATCCACAACTTCCTTAGGCTTTACAACATTACCTTTAGATTTGCTCATTTTCTCACCATCCCTAGTCCACCAACCATGTGCTCCAATAATTTCAGGTAAAGGCAAATCCGCGCTCATTAAAAAAGCAGGCCAATAAATCGCATGAAAACGCAAAATATCCTTACCCACTAAATGTACATGAGCAGGCCAAAATTTTGCATTTTCACCTTCAGTGCCATAATCAAGAGAACTTACATAAATAAAAAGCGCATCAAGCCATACATAAATGATATGCTTTTCATCGTTGATTTCTTTTGGTAAATTAATCCCCCAATCAAAACTCGTTCTAGTGATGGATAAATCTTTCAAACCGCCTTGTATAAAATTAATCAGCTCATTTTTTTTGTTTTTTGGTAATATAGGATCTTTTTCTTCATACCATTGTAAAATTTTATCTTGGTATTTTGAGAGTTTGAAAAAATAACTTTCTTCTTTTAAAAGCGAAGTATTTTTGCCACAATCAGGACAGGCACAATCATTCACAAGTTGAGATTTGGTAAAAAAACTCTCACAAGATACACAATAATGCCCTTCGTATTCATCTTTATAAATATCGCCTTTTTGCCACATTTTTAAAAACATAGCTTTAACAAATTCAATATGTCTATTATCTGTCGTTCTAGCGTAAATATCATAAGTGATTTCAAATTCATCCCAAAGTTTTTTAAATTCTAAACTGATTTTATCGGCGTATTCTTTTGGGCTAAAATTTCTTACTTTTGCGGCTTCTTCTATCTTTTGTCCATGTTCATCAGTTCCGGTTAAAAATCTCGTTTCATGCCCTTGTAAACGATAAAATCTAGCCAGCGTATCGGCTATGATAGTCGTATAAGCGTGTCCTAAATGAGGCACATCATTTACATAATAAATTGGAGTAGTAATATAACGCATTCTTTTCCTTTAAAAATCAAATCCGCCCTCAGTTTTACCCTTGGACATACTATTATAAACTGCATCGACATAATTTTTTCTTGTCTCGCAGCTAAAAATTTCATCGCAATTATAACAAGACTTTAAGCCTTTGGTATTTTGACAAGAGATTAAAATTTCTTTTTTTTTATCCATTTCTTGCTCAAATTCATCTCTAATCTCACTCATTATATGCCTTTAAAAGCTTTGAAATTTCATAATTTGATCCAAAAAAGCAAGGCGTTGTGGCGTGGATTTCATCAAATTTAAGCTCCAATAAAGAATTATTTTTGCCATTTGTGGTTTTACCGCCTGCTCTTTCTATGATAAAGGCTAAAGGAAAGACTTCAAAAAAAGCACGCAATTTTCCTTTAGGAGCGTCTTTTGTTGCTGGATAGCTAAAAAGTCCGCCACCTTTGAGTAAAATTTGATTTATATCGCTTACCATAGCTCCTGAATACCTTAAACGATAGCCTTCATCAAATAATTCTTTAATGAATTTAGCGTGCTTTTCTTCCCAAAATTTTTGAGTACCACCTGTAGCGTTGATTTTGCCTTTTTCTTGCATTTTAAGTTCTTTGACAAAAATAAATTCATTATTTTCATTAACGCGGTAAAGTTTTGGTAAATCTTCACAAATCACAAGTTCCAAACGCGCTCCATACATACTATAAAGTGCAGCTTTTAAATTTTTCGCATCTGCTTTTTCTTCATAAATGGCAAAAATCGAACCTATAGCAAAATTAACATCCATTAAACTTGAACCATCAAGCGGATCATAAGCAACTACAAATTTAGCCTTTTCATTGATAGTTAAAATTTCATCTTTTTCCTCGCTGATAATAGCTTTAATGCTAGAACATTTACTTAAAGTTTTTGTGATGATTTCATCACTTAAGACATCAAATTTAAGCTGGGTATCACCAGTGGAATTTTGATTTTGACTGTAACTTGTATCAGGAAATTTCAAAGCTTTAGAAATTTCTAAAACTGCTTCTTGTATGTAAGAGATAAGTTCTTGCATTTTTATAATTCTCCTTTTAATTTTTTTGCATTTTGTAAAATATATTCACAAATTCCTTGTATATCATTTAAATCAAGCCAAACCAAACTTTTATGCGAAATTTTTTCATAACTTGCAACAGCATTTGAAAAAGCGAAATAGCTTTCATCAATTTCCTTACAAAAGACACTAATGCGTGGCAAATCAAGTGTTTTTAAACCCTCAACCAAACACAAATCAAAATCAGGCGATATTCTTAAAGCACTAAAAATATCCCTTTCTTGATGCGAAAAAAAAGTTGTTCTTGTAGGGCTAAGCACCATCACTTCGGCGCCACTTTGAAAAAATTTAAAGCTATCCTTACCGTTAAAATCAAATTGCGCTTTATCAGAAGGATCGTGTTTGATAATTAGCACTTTTAAATCTTGATTTATAAATTCATTTGCAATTTTTGTAATCAAAGTTGTTTTGCCTGAATTTGAAGGACCGCTAAAAGCCATAACCAATTGTTTCATTCTAATTTCCTTAAAACAAAAAAGAAATTATAATATTTTAAACCAAAAAATAGAGTTAAAAGGTTAAAATATGAAAAATTTTTTAGGATAGATTATGAAATTTTATATTTTAATTTTAAGCATAGTTTTACTGAGTGCTTGTTCGCGCGAAAGCATTAATTATACCAACTTAAAAGCACAAACTTTAATGCACACTCACAAACAAAAACTTAGCAAAGATCACTTAAGTGGCATTGCAAGTTTAAGCTACTTAAATCCTGTTTTGGATTATAAAAGCAAAGATGAAATTTTTGTCTTAGCCTTGGCACCAAAAGAATTTGAACACAAAAAAATGGAAGTTTTTATCAACAACAATAAAGCCCAAATCACGCCTTTAGAACACAACGATGAACTTTTAAAATATCTCATTAACAATGAATATTCAAACTATTATAAAGTTAGCATATCCAATCAAAACAATATCACTTTGCAAGCTAAAGTTTGTTTGCAAGATTTGCCTTGTTTTGAATTAAATTTTCAAAAATACTCGAAATCTTTATATTATCGTTCAATAGAGCTTGATACACAATATAATTAGCCAAAACTTTTTTAGCATAAATTCTGCTTTCTTGATAAGGCACAAGCTCCATAGATAAAAAAGGTTCGTATTTGCCTTCCTTGAACATATCTGGACGCTCCAACATTCTTCTAGTAAATCCTATACCGCCATTATAGGCATAAGCTACAAAAACAGGGGAATTAAGATAAGTTTCCAAATAATTTAAATGATGATTAGCAAAATAATAAGCTACTTCAGGTTTAAATACCTCATCTTGATCAAAATTTGGAATTTTCAACTCTTTTTGTCCTATATGATTAGCTAAAAATGGCATAAATTGCATTACGCCTAAAGCATAAGAGGTTGAAATAGCCGTAGGAATAAAGCGACTCTCTTGTCTGGCAATAGCCATAATTAAAGCTTGTCTTTGAACAGGATAATCTTTTAAATATTCAAAATAAGGCATAATAAAATAATTTTTCTTGAATTTAGAAACTCTTTCCATAATATAAGCATAAATAGCTAAGGTATGTTGAGAATTAAACTGCTTTGCAAGCTTTAAAAGCTCGGCTTCGTCAGCGTTTTGAATCTGCTTATTTAAATTTTGCCACAAAAAAGGATCTAATAAATCAAAATTAGATTTTTTATCGTCTGCTGTCAAAACAATAATTTCTGGAAAAGGTTTATTTCTAAGTTCCTTAGCATACAATGCATAAATATTTAAAGAATTGCTTTGTGCTAAAGTTTCCAAATATTGCTCATTTTTACTGATTAAATACATCCAAAAAAGCGCATTGTCTTTAGTATAAGACATCTTAAAACTTAAATAAGCTTGTTGAAAAAATGCAAAAGCCTGTTTTTCTTCATCATGCAACAAAGCATTTACTCCTAAATAAAAAGCTGTATCTTCCTTAACTATTTGTGGATTGATATTTACCAAAGAAGCACGGATTTTTGGATTTTTCTTCTTAATAATGATATTTTGAGCAAAAGTTTTAAAAGACCCATGTTTAGCAAGCTCATTGACAAATTCATCGCTTAAAACAAGATCATTATTTTTAAAATAATCATAAAATTGCAAAAAAGCTGATGAATTAAGTTTTTGAGCACTATAGGCTAAAGGATTATCTTGATTAAAAGCTTCAAGCTTAAAAGCCGAATTTGGATAGTTTTGTTTTAATTCTTTAGCAAGCTTTGTTCTTGTTGTTTTGTCTAAGGAAGATATAAAATATAAAGAATTGCTACGGTAATTTTTACAAGTAAGATTGGCATCTAAAATGGTTTTTTTATTATAATTAAAACATGGGGCATAAGCTGGATCAATATAGGTTTGAACAGGAACTAATTTCTCAAATTCGGTTTTTATTTTTCCCACATAACGAAAAATATGATTTGCTAAATTTTGCGCTTCTTTTTTATTGATTTTTTTCTCTTCTAAAAGTCTATGAATATAATAATCTTTTGCTAAAGAATTTTCTTTAATTCTTAAAGTTTTTAAATCATATTCAGCAGCAAAAGGAAAAGTCAAAAATAAAAATAAAAATAAAAATAATCTCATAAAAAACCTTAAAACATATTAGCAATCAACACACTAATAAATTGTAAAACCAAAATAATAATTAATGGCGCCAAATCGATATTTCCAATGCGTGTTGGAATTTTCCTTACCAAAGCATAAGCAGGATAGCTAAGTTTATATAAAATCTGCACGATAGGATTATAAGGATCAGGATTTACCCAGCTCAAAAAAGCCGTAATAACAATAATCCAAGTATAAATACTGATAAGAATTTGAATCATTTGTAATAAGGACTGAAACAAAGAATCAATAATCATTTTTTATATCCTTACCAAATCATAAATAAAATCTTTTATATGCGGATACAAATCATTAAGTTCTGGGCCATGGATGCTTCCTGTTAAGATGATTCTTAATGGCATAAAAAATTTCTTACCTTTAAGCTCGGTTTTTTTCATTAACTCATTTTTAAAGTCTTCATAATTTTCACTCAAAGCCAAATCACGCAAAGCAACTTTGATAGTTTTACACTCATCCTCAAATTCAGCATAATTTTTAACACCAAAAATCAAACTAATTTTTTCCTTAAGCTCTTTTATAGTACTTGCTTCTTGAGTATAAAATTTGGCTAGTGCTGCTACATCTTTACCTAAATTTAAAAGTTTATTGAGCTCATCATTTGGCATCATTTTTATATGTTCGCGATTAATCTGTAAAAGCTTTTTAAGATCAAATCTTGCCGGAGCTTTAGAAACTTTAGAAATATCAAACCAAGTAATAGCCTCTTCTAAAGTAAAAATTTCACAAGGAGTTTTATTGCCTAGCATGATAAGATAATTCGCAATAGTACTCGGTAAAATTCCGCTTTCAAGTAGCCATTTTACCGAAGAATGCGCCTCTCTTTTGCTCATTTTCACTCCTTCTTCATTTAAAATGATAGGCAAATGTGCATAAGTCATAGCTTTTTCATAACCTAAACTCGCACGGATATGTTCTTGTTTTGGCGTATTAGAGACATGATCTTCGCCGCGGATAATGCAAGTAACATTTTCGAGCATATCATCAACCGCACAAGCAAAATTATAAGTAGGCGTCTTATCTGTTCTCATAATCACAAAAGAGTCAATATTTTCAGGCTCAAAACTTAGCTCACCTTTAATAAAGTCTCTAAATTTCATTGTTTGATTAGGCTTTTTAAGGCGGATTACAAAAGGTTTTTCACATTTTAAAACATCTATATCAGCCAAATTCTCACAAGTGCCATCATAGCGATAAGCCTTGCCTTGCTTTTTGGCAAGTTCTTTTTTGCTTTCCAATTCCTCTTCTGTGCAAAAACAAGCAAAAGCCTTTTTTTCGCTAACAAGTTTTAAAGCCATTTGACGGTGAAATTTCAAATTCTCACTTTGCACATAATAATGCTGCCAAGAAATTCCAAAAAGCTTCAAAATTTCCTTAATTTCCTCTTCTTTTCCTGCGATATTTCTAGCTTTATCCGTATCTTCTATACGCAAAATAAAATCCGTGTTATTTTGTCTAGCACAAATGTAATTAAAAATAGCCGCACGCAAATTTCCTATGTGCATATCTCCAGTAGGAGATGGAGCAAAACGATACATTTTAAATAACTTCCTTTGAAATTTAGAATTTTTGGCTGATTATAAAAAAAAAATATTAATCAAAATAAAACCATTCTTTCATTTACAATTTCTTAGATACAATTTCGCTTATGTTATTTTTAGTTTTTTCATTCGGGATATTATTACTTTTCGCTATTGCAAATATCTACATTTATAAAAGATTTATTTTGCAAATTCATTTTTTAAAACCTTTTAAAAAAATATTCGCACTGCTTTTAATACTTTTGTTTTTAGGACAAGCTATTTTCTTGCTTTTTCGTAGGGATGATTATTTAAGTGATTTTATTTATGGACTTTTAGCAAGTTTTTACGCGGTAAGTTATTGCTTATTTTTAATTGCCTTGTTAGCAGACTTATTTAAAATTTTAAGTTCTTTTTTACAAAATAAAGGGCTATTTTTGGGTATAAATTCCAAATATGCCAAAACTTTTTTTGACATTTTCTTCATATTACTAGGATGTTTTTTTATACAATACAGCATAAATAATGCCCTTGGAACACCTAGCGTAAAAGAAAAGGAAATTGTCATTCCAAAATTGAAAGAAAATTTAAAAATCATTTTGCTTAGCGACATTCATCTTGGAAAAAATTTGCATGAAGATTTTTTGCAAAAACTTATAGAAAAAGTCAATGTTTATGAGGATATTGATGCGGTAGTTATTGTAGGAGATTTAATTGATACAAAACCACAAAATTTAAGCTCTTATATTCATAAACTTGATGAATTTAAGTCCAAATATGGAACTTTTTACGCGCTAGGCAATCATGAGTATTATCACGATGCCGATGAAGTTATAAAACTCTTAAAAACATATACTAAACTTAATATTTTAATTAATGATGTCAAAATATTACCTTCAATTAATATAGCCGGTATAGCTGATTTATCTAGCTATAGTTTTCAATCTCATATTCCTGATATCGATGCTATCAAAAATAAACTTGATCCAAATTTACCTAGCATCTTGCTTTCACACCAACCAAAAAGTGTCGATGTGCTCGATCTAAGCCATTTTGATCTTATTTTAAGTGGCCATACACATGCGGGACAAATATTTCCTTTTGCATTTTTGGTATTGCTTCAGCAAGGATATTTGCACGGTTTATATAAGCTAAAAACACAAAATCAACTCTATGTAAGCAGTGGTGCTGGATTTTGGGGTCCAAGTTTTAGGACTTTAGCACCAAGCGAAATAGTACTTTTAAATTTAAAAGGAGAATAAATGGCATTTTCAAATTTAACTTCAAATATTTTTGGACATATTGCAAAAATCAATTTTCCAAAGCCCTTACAAAATTTTATCAACCAAAAATACATAGAATTTTTTAACATTAATATGAGTGAATTTAAAAATGCAAACGAATATGAAAATCTAAATGCTCTATTTACAAGAAAATTGCAAAAAGAAAGAATGATAGAAGATGATTTTATCAGTCCTTGTGATGGAAAAATTTTACAATGCTCTAAAAGCCATAAAATTAAAACTAAACATTTTGCTTTTAGTATCAAAGGTAAAGAATACTCACTTGAAGAATTATTAAAAAATAATTATGATAAAAACGATTTAGAACAAAAACTTGAATATGTTAATATCTATCTTTCGCCAAAAGATTACCACCGCTACCATGCACCTTGTGATATGCAAATTTTAAGCGCTGCTTACACTAAAGGGGTGCTTTTTAGTGTCAATGAAAAACACCTTAATAAAATCAAAAGCGTTTATACTCAAAATGAGAGAGTCTCTTTAAAATGTTTGATTGATAATAAATTTTTAGTATGGCTTGTTTTTGTTGGCGCCCAAAATGTTGGAAAAATGCGTTTTAATTTTGACGAAAGCATACAAACTAATGCGAAAATCAAACATGATTTTATACATAATTATGAAAAGCTTTATTTTAAAAAAGGCGAAGAATTAGGAAATTTTGAACTAGGTTCTACTATAGTTATCATTGCGCAAAAAGGCTTTTTAGATTTCAAGCTTCAAGAAATGCAGCAGATTAAATTTGGAGAACAAATTGCTAAATTCGTAAAAAATTAAGCAATTTTTCGAAGCAGTCTTAAAGAATTTAACACCACGCTTAAAGAGCTAAAACACATCGCTAAAGCTGCGATATGTGGGCTTAAGACAATAAAAGAAAAAGCTCCCGCAGCAATAGGAATACAAAGCGCATTATAAACAAAAGCCCAAAGTAAATTTAATTTTATAATACTCATTGTTTTTTTTGAAAGCTTGAAAACATAGGCAGCAAGCATTAATTCATTTTTATTTAAAACAATATCTCCGGACTCTTTAGCCAAATTATTTGCATTATTTACCACAATGCCAACATCCGCTAAAGCAAGTGCTGCTGCATCATTAATCCCATCTCCCATAAACAAACACTTACCCTTACTTTCATACTGTTTTATCATTTGAAGTTTTTCTTCAGGTTTTAAAGCAAAATAAAATTCTTTAATGCCAAGCTTTGAAGCCACGGTTTTGACATTATTTTCATTATCCCCACTTAAAATCACATTAGTGATTTTTTCTTGAGTAAAAAACTCGCATAAATTTCTAGCATCATTTCTTAACTCATTACTCAAACAAACCACACCCAAACACATTTTATCTTTTGCAAAAAACACAGCAACAGGTGCTTTATCGCGATTTTTTTGGACAAAATTTAAGAATTTTTCATCAATGCTTACTTGATACTCTTGAAGTAATTTTTCATTTCCTGCAAGATATAAAACATTTTCTTCTTCATAAGCAATGCCTTTAGTAGGTAAAGTCTTAAGAGTGCCTTTTAAATTTGAGCCTTGTATTTCATCACTAAAAGCCTTAGAAATTGGATGATTACTAAGTTTTTGAATTTGTGTGAGTTTTTCAAAATCTTGCAAAGACATAAGACTTGCATAAATTTTAAGCTTATCTTCACTTAAAGTTCCAGTTTTATCAAAAATGCTAAATTGTATTTTATGCAAAATT
This genomic interval from Campylobacter sp. CCS1377 contains the following:
- the mobB gene encoding molybdopterin-guanine dinucleotide biosynthesis protein B; the encoded protein is MKQLVMAFSGPSNSGKTTLITKIANEFINQDLKVLIIKHDPSDKAQFDFNGKDSFKFFQSGAEVMVLSPTRTTFFSHQERDIFSALRISPDFDLCLVEGLKTLDLPRISVFCKEIDESYFAFSNAVASYEKISHKSLVWLDLNDIQGICEYILQNAKKLKGEL
- a CDS encoding class 1 fructose-bisphosphatase, translating into MQELISYIQEAVLEISKALKFPDTSYSQNQNSTGDTQLKFDVLSDEIITKTLSKCSSIKAIISEEKDEILTINEKAKFVVAYDPLDGSSLMDVNFAIGSIFAIYEEKADAKNLKAALYSMYGARLELVICEDLPKLYRVNENNEFIFVKELKMQEKGKINATGGTQKFWEEKHAKFIKELFDEGYRLRYSGAMVSDINQILLKGGGLFSYPATKDAPKGKLRAFFEVFPLAFIIERAGGKTTNGKNNSLLELKFDEIHATTPCFFGSNYEISKLLKAYNE
- the metG gene encoding methionine--tRNA ligase, coding for MRYITTPIYYVNDVPHLGHAYTTIIADTLARFYRLQGHETRFLTGTDEHGQKIEEAAKVRNFSPKEYADKISLEFKKLWDEFEITYDIYARTTDNRHIEFVKAMFLKMWQKGDIYKDEYEGHYCVSCESFFTKSQLVNDCACPDCGKNTSLLKEESYFFKLSKYQDKILQWYEEKDPILPKNKKNELINFIQGGLKDLSITRTSFDWGINLPKEINDEKHIIYVWLDALFIYVSSLDYGTEGENAKFWPAHVHLVGKDILRFHAIYWPAFLMSADLPLPEIIGAHGWWTRDGEKMSKSKGNVVKPKEVVDVYGLEAFRYFLLREVPFGNDGDFSEAMLINRINAELSNEFGNLLNRIIGMSTKYSGGEILQNEVLKLYKDELDTAKEYLNLAIEFLENLQCNRYLEELFKALSVANLAISKYEPWNLIKENKNNEANALVALCANILAKVSILLSPALPKSCQKVAKALNFEISSQNYEKLIIKNELLNFKANACEALFPKVEKALLSEEKQEIKKEESPKIKIDDFVKIEIKVAKVLDCQNIEGSEKLLKFQLELDNKEVRQVLSGIAKYYKASDLIGKQVCVISNLKKAKIFGFESDGMILSAKSGDKLVLISPEQLVENGSLIG
- a CDS encoding methylated-DNA--[protein]-cysteine S-methyltransferase, whose protein sequence is MFKIYYSTPFCYLSLQSDGKTLIQLDFCDDKGEEKSCEILLQACKELDLYFLGKLKKFSIPLRVQGSKFEQKVYQALMQIPYGKTATYKEIAQNINHPKAFRAVGNANSKNQLPIFIPCHRVVASNGIGGYNGGIKIKKFLMELERKFI
- a CDS encoding bifunctional aconitate hydratase 2/2-methylisocitrate dehydratase, whose product is MSFKENYQKLVEERAALGVPPLPLNAEQTRELCEILKTQNDEELANILQNRVNPGVDDAALVKCEFLDSILKGEIKAPSIDKDRALKMLETMLGGYNVKVLIDALKDESIASKAADVLKNIIFVHDDFHTIAELSKANTHAKSVLESWANAEWFNKKEKLPEVIKCVVFKVAGETNTDDLSPAGDAFTRSDIPLHANAMLKVRQAGSLEKIKELKKSGREIVYVGDVVGTGSSRKSAINSIQWHLGKEIDGVPNKHSGGIVMGSTIAPIFFNTAQDSGALPIICDVTNLEMGDEFEIHPYEGKIVKNGSVIAEFKLSPNTILDEVRAGGRIPLIIGRGLCAKAREFLGMENENIFTKPIQPEAASGGYTLAQKMLGRACGVEGVRPGMYIEPMTLTVGSQDTTGPMTRDEIKELASLGFNADFVMQSFCHTAAYPKVSDSNLHKTLPSFMTSRGGVSLKPGDGVIHSWLNRFVLPDTVGTGGDSHTRFPIGISFPAGSGLVAFAAVTGSMPLNVPESVLVRFSGELQPGVTLRDLVNAIPYYAIKQGQLTVEKKNKKNIFAGKILEIEGLPNLKVEQAFELSDASAERSAAACSVDLSIESVSEYIKSNISLIEAMIEAGYQDKATLARRAEKMREWLKNPSLLRADKDAKYAYVIEINLNDIKEPILACPNDPDDVATLSEILADNNRPKNIDEVFVGSCMTNIGHYRALGEILKDKGMLKTRLWVVPPTKMDKAQLTKEGYYSVFGAAGARIEVPGCSLCMGNQARVNDGAVVFSTSTRNFDNRMGMGAKVYLGSAELAAVCAILGKIPSKEEYLQIVSDKLNDAHKANIYKYLNFNEINNFKLDN